A genomic segment from Aegilops tauschii subsp. strangulata cultivar AL8/78 chromosome 1, Aet v6.0, whole genome shotgun sequence encodes:
- the LOC120966425 gene encoding uncharacterized protein → MSGSGGRGKWMVSCVVEEDITELRAAGYLAKEIAHRLPAEGQVVPTPKPNESVVFIPHFFRGLGFPLHPFVCGLMYYYGIDFHDLSMNSFLNISAFIVMCEAFLCIQPHFGLWLKVFNVKPKVVDGQHAECGGAMVSKLSNVPWPKGTFVDTVNEWQKQWFYITEPRGTTWAAATEFRSGPPMRLTSWVEKSLNWCSPDELIALQTRVQRMIAKNVKLVDVIQVMLVRQILPCQRRSRPLWEFNPKKHQTLVRLFKSTHKGAWKLLFKGNEKPPATYSDRGHDIKHLASEDWMERAKLIKCPAPLPEEPVMLSSSIKKEIQKDSLVLLLLVGSFPV, encoded by the exons atgtccggatccggaggtcggggcaagtggatggtctcctgtgtagtggaggaggacattactgagcttcgggcggccggatacttggcgaaggaaatcgcccaccgtctgccggccgagggacaagttgtccccacgccgaagcccaacgagagtgtggtattcatccctcatttcttccgcggactagggtttccactccaccctttcgtctgcgggctaatgtattattacgggatagatttccatgatctgtccatgaactctttcctcaacatctcggcgtttatcgtcatgtgtgaggccttcctctgcatccaaccccacttcgggctgtggctcaaagtcttcaacgtgaagccgaaggtggtggatggccagcacgcggagtgcggaggagccatggtgagtaagctgtccaacgtcccctggccgaaaggcactttTGTGGATACAGTAAACGAGTGGCAGaaacagtggttctacatcacagaaccccgtggcaccacctgggccgcagctaccgaattccgctccggccctcccatgcgactcacctcctgggtcgagaagagtctgaactggtgttcgcccgatgagctgatagcgctgcagacgcgcgttcaaaggATGATAGCCAAGAATGTCAAgcttgtcgatgtaatccaggtgatgctagttcgccagATTCTCCCGTGCCaacgccgaagccgccctctgtgggagttcaatccgaagaagcaccaaaccctggtgaggctcttcaAAAGCACTCACAaaggtgcctggaagttgctctttaagggcaacgagaaaccgccggccacaTATTCAGACCGCGGGCATGACATTAAACAcctcgccagcgag gactggatggagagggcgaagctgatcaagtgtccggctccgctgcctgaagaaccagtcatgcttagtagtagtattaaaaaggaaatccaaaaagattcccttgttcttcttttactcgttgggagctttcccgtgtaa